A region of the Chelmon rostratus isolate fCheRos1 chromosome 1, fCheRos1.pri, whole genome shotgun sequence genome:
GATGAAGGAGCAGGATCAGACCGCCTGTTCAACTTGAATGACTGCAGACTGAAACATACAGTGGAAACGCTCCTCCTTTTTTTAtgacatacacagacacatctttctctctctctctctagacACTGATTATCCACTCTCTGTCACTTGGGCACACACTCATATATGCAGATACACCACAACCTGACTCGGATGTCGACAGTTGAAAGCTGTTGTGAAATATGTTCAGAAAATCCTCTTCTCCtatatgttttctgtttaaagCATCAAAGCAAACAGCGTACTACACATGAATACTATACAACTAACTGGTCTGCTGTAGCATGCAGGTGAGAATATTGATAATGTACAAATTTTACAACTGGGACTGATGGGAAAGCTACACATGCTTAATCCAGTCTTCAGAGAGGCCACATGCTTGGCCTTATTTCCAGATATCAAGTTAGTTGAAAGACAAGACGTTGCCGTTTCGTACTTTTCTCCCCTTGCCAGATTCAACACCATTAGGCATGTTGTCACATCCAAGACTATTTCTAGGATGTTGTTCAAGTGCATCTTGGTGGTAAAAATAACCACACCTGCATGCGGTACACTCATATTCTCAGCTCCATACAAACTATGCAGGCGCTCGACACTGACGGAACACCAGTGCTGAGAGTGAAAAACCATTTGCACTTCCCTTTAATGGCAGCACTTTACAGGGACCGGACCCGGCAGGTCTGAATTATCCACTGCAAGTTCTAATTTCAAAAGGTGAGTGCAGGAGGTTGTGACTCTCTCCTATAAAGTTTCAAGAGTGAGGAATAATTAGGCTGAGTGGCTGGATGAGAGGGATTAGAGGACACCTCGAGAACTCGATAACAGAGGCAGATGTGGCGGAGACGGATGAGGACGGATTTATCCTGCTGGCAATCAAAATGTgaagtgaatgtgtttttcGGACAGGGCGAAGTTTACTTGGCGCAGACTGCTTGTTGCAACACTTCTCTTTATTGCCATGTGGAAAGTATGATATATTGCCTCTGTCTTTTATCTCAGTGTTTCTCCTTATCTTCAATGCTGTTATCAATGCAATTATACTTTCTATTGGTTTGTCCTGCCATCTTCCACATGTCCAGTTGTCCTggtctcttctttttcttgaaaATATGTTCTGGGATGTTTTCCTCGTCTTCGCCGTGGGTCTAAGTGTGCCGTCACACCAAAAAGTGTCACAGAAATTCATTCATGCGTCCTTGCCCGAGTAGCGCTGGAAGCTTCATTGACTGCATGCGCACTTGATTGCTAACTGAACCATAAATTAAGGTGCCACAGGGAGTTTTCTTGTAAGCAAACTAGAGTTTCTCACCCAAATGTATTGCGTGCATCCATGAGGCCTAACAAATGTGAGGAGTGCATTCCCTTcctaataaaacatttgcatcttttttgcttatttattttagGTGCTTCGTTGTTTACGCCATTGTCTGCTCGCTTGGTTAGACTGGTTTGTCTTCCCAAAGAGATGTTTGGTGTCCTGCactttcagttgttttctttgtatgCATCATTTTTTCACTTCTAATTAATGATTTGTTGCATTTGGGTGAGCTCACTCTCTGTTAAGTCCCTTACAGATCAGATCAGGGGCTGCTGAAAAAGATTTGATAATAACTATGATCACTAATCTCCACTGCACATGGCCTCTCTCTCGGTTACAAACACGCTCCCAGGTGAGAGCTTTGCTCACAAACTTCCTGCATCAGTTTTGTGTCATAAACCTTTTGAAATCCTGacactttcttcctctgtttgctttCCCTTCTTGGCCTGCCATTTACTTTCATGACATGAAGGGTTTCAACAGAATGTGTGAAGTGGGCACAAGGGTTCTGAGCTGGACTCAGTGGCACAGCCTCAATTTGCTTGGcgcagcaaaaaaaaacccattgaTGCACAGTAAAAGCCATTACATATATTGCACTTTTTAGAGCACAAGAAGGTGCTTCAAAAAAAACGGGCTAAATCCAAGTCATCTCAGAGCATATTCTTAAAAAGTCACTAAatttattccaaacaaacagATGTTAAAGCTtgcagaaacataaacacatctCCTCCTGCATGGCAAGGCGAGAGGTTTCATTAACAGGGTGCAGATGGtaccattgttgttgttgtaatgcAGGAAAACAACTTGCAAAAGCAAGTTGTCAAGAGGACATTCGGTCTCGGTGTTCCACGAGGGCCTGTTGCAAATAATGTCAGGCAGACGAGCAGGCAGCCAGCAAAAATTCATGAGCTAATAAAGCTTTTGCTTCCATTGGGATTATGGTTCTCACAGAAATGAAAGCCTAATAAATTCACTGTCCCCTTTAAGCCTAATCTCAGCCTTCATCTGTTTTGGGAACAACAAAACCCATTATACAGATCACTGTTGTCACTTTACATACTCAcccgcgcgcacacacacacacacaaacacacaagctgaCCTTTGCAGGGGCAGCGTCTGCAGCCAGCTCACACTGGCAGGGAAAGAGAAGTGAAAGGCCACTGCTGAACACATGGATGCACTCACACAACTGTTGGTGGAATCCAGTGATCTGCTTTTCTCAGATAAAAAGCATTAGGTTGATTGATTTtactggattaaaaaaaaaaaaaagaagacgaCATTTGGGACTTTACGGCCGCTGAATTCTATCTCCCACTGCTCGGCCCCCATATGGTGCTTTAAATAatttacaggtgtgtgtgtgcatttctgtgtgtgtgtgtgtgtggggaggggtTTGAGTGAGTCCACGCTGTCTATGcctacacacacctacacacacacacacctcaggcCCATCCACACTGATGATGCAGCAATTGTGTTGTGTGCCCGCTAAAGACTAAATTAAGAGTGAAGGAAATGTGCTGACAGCCGGATACCTGACGACTAAGTCAAATTGTTCGGAAAGCTCAACATTGTTCAtataaaagtgacattttttgttACATTGAATTAATCTGCATCCGTAAGGAATAATCTGTAATGAATCTATATCACAGAAGTTATGATTACACGCGAATTCGGACACCATGATTTCAGTTCTGAGGAGGAAAAGTGTTGTGTGCCAGGTTAGCAGTGATGCACGACTAAGCCCGCCTGCGTCCTGTTCTCTTAAATCCTGTGAAATGTTAGCTTGATCAGTAGCAGGGTTTTACCTCGACACAGCATTCTCCGGAGTTTTAAGTGAAGTTCGCTAAAGAGAAGGATAATCCTGCTGCTTAAAGGCGACATTTCTAAGATGACGAGGGATGACACCGTGTCCTGAGAAGAagtgtgaacagcagcaggcagcttcTATCTTTGACTCAAAGTTTGGATGGTGATATTAATGCGAGAGGGTTGCAGTCACGTTGCATTTGCGTTGTGCTGCACCTGTAGGATTCAGGTATGTAGGAACttcaaatgagaaaacagcCTCGTCCAGATTCCTGAGTTCACGAAGTCACTCCAGCCTCATTCCTCAAACAAATATTCCACATCCATCACACAGTCAGTGGTCAAAGATATTGATCAGGTCAAACAGTTACACATCAAACCTCAAACAGGCTTTATAGCATGTTTGACGGGTAATCGGCAGTTTCAGATATGTGCACGGCAACATTCGTCGCATTCCTGCAGAGACTGAATGTTACTTCACCATCTCCACGAATCAATAGCAGATACAATCACACAAGTGTGGATAAATTAATGGAAGGGTTGGATAAATGACAATGCTGCAGTGCTTCGAAATGAAGAGGCAGACATATGCTTATGCACGCTGTAGATTTGATTACCCTCGTCGTTTTATGTGATACTCTTTAGTAAAATGAGCGGAGGCTTTTTCTTAACTGGCGGTATTATCACTGAGGTGTCAAGTCTACCTCTAAATGGGTCAGCAGAGAGATAGCATCAACACACGATGTCTGGGTTTCACATCATGTTTGAGGGTGAAATGAGCTGAGGACAAATAAACTAGCCAACTGTACATCCAGGCACTGCTGGCTGAAGACCCACAGGCACAATGATATGACCGAGCCTGCGATGTGATAATATGATCTCTTCATTAGCGAGACAACACCTCTCTGCCGGTGGGACTTCATAGGGTCATTGGGCTGTTTAGAAATATTTTGTCCCCCTTTGAATCCTCCAGAGGCAAAACACAAACCTGAACAGACACTTTCAGTGAAATGCACCACATTAATGTCAGCCacctgatgaaaacacacacagcaaacagcctTATTATCGAAACACACAACTTTGGGAGCATTCAAAGTCTTTTGCGCATGCTGATGTACATAATGTACGGGCAGTGAACACATATATTACTCCACCACTTTAAGTGCTGTTGTGTCACATTCACGATGCTCACTTTGTCTCCATGAGACAGGCAGTAAGTAGGAAAATCACCTGAATACATCAGTTACTTAAGATCATTATATCACCAGCAGAATATGCAGAAAATGCTGTCTATGATCCCAAGTAGTCTGACTAATACAAGGAATTTACATTTCTGTCTGCTCAAAGAACTTCCATGACAAAGGCAGCATTAGTCACCTGTCAAATACCTACAGTGCATCAGGGGGAGGAACACCGACACGTATCATTCCTCACTTTCTCTGCTGGCGCTAACAACAATACGCTAAGTTACAATTGACTTTTCTGTGGCACTGAGTAACAAAAGAACATCTTCTCCCAAATCTGTCAGTGAGGGAAAATGAGAAACTCATATCTAGGTCACAGGGTGCACAGATCTGGTGACTGGCaacatgaaaatggaaaattagaAACAAACGCGTTGCGACGACCAAAGCAGCACTCGTttgtgaacataaaaaaaatgaatttaataaGTTGAATCCTCATTAGCCGGTGTAATCCTGCTCATATGTCAGAAGAACAGAGTTGAGGCGCTCCGTCATTGTTACCTGCGAGGCCTgctggagagcagagctgcCTTATTAGTGAGAGCGGCGCTCCGTCTGAGCGAATGAGCAAAGTAAGCAGGAGAGGAAAGCTCTGTGGGATCGTCACGACAACACCACCTGGGCTTTTATCGCAATAAACACGCTGCTCCACTAATGATGTCGGGAGGTCAGAGAAGGGCGGGTTTGTGCAATAACCTGGAGTCCAAGATCCCCGCAGACTGAGACAAACACTTAACactgaaatgaattaatttgtCTGAACAGAGAGTCACATTTCATGACTGGTGTTCTTAAGCTATCACTGCACAATTCTTACACACAAGAAAGTCTTACTGACAGCTGTGGAAAAATCCTTTCCGTCCTCAGAACTTCAACAGGTGAAATTCATGAAGGTCTGAAACATTATTAAAGTGAGAGCGAGCGGTCGACGGCCACtgggattttgttttgttccgCTTCATTCAGTAATAGAAAACATGACATCACTTGATGTTTTGATCATCTAGTGCTGAAACGATTAGCCGATGTCAGATTAGctgactgacaaaaaaaaaaattctgctttTATCTCATGCACCCTGTAAAGGTTGCTGTGTCTATTTATGATGATGACTTTTTTGGGAGCGGGGGCACAGCTGGACAAgcaatgaatgaaaaacattattgttAGACCaataatttattgatttatttattagctACAGCCTGGATTCGTTCTTATTCTACATCTTTACTATATTGATAATGTGCATTTAACATTGTATATTTTTAACCTTACCATTGTCTGTAACATTTTTACTGCCTTTATTAAAGGTGACCTTCATTATTACTTACAATGTTTTGGCAgcatacagtatactgtactGCCAGTACCTCATGCCAGTACAGCTCATtaaactggagagagagagagagatagaaagagagagagagagagagagtcccaTGCTGCAAAGGCAGTAGGCCAGATTCAAACCAGCAACCACAGCAGGTCCTCCTCCATCACACTGAGGCAAAAGGATGCAGAGCCCAACTTAATCTAAGAGCTCGGAGAGAAAGGAAGTGAGGAAGTCTCCACAGAAGCGCAGCATGGCAGCAGATGGCCTCCTAGGCCTCAACCATCTGGTGAGGAGACGTCCAATCCGCCGTCAGTCTGTCCCCTTTCATTTACCCGTGATTCTTAAACAGTTAAGACCTGCTTCTACCCCCCCTACCTCTACAGTCTTCATCTCCAGCCGCAGACGGGGAACACACACTCCGATTAGGCTTACAGTCCACTCTCCCGCCCGGGCAGCCAAGAGACCCACTGCCACGTCACATGTCACAGAGCCTAATCAATGAGTGTTAAGCCTTTAGCTGTCACTCTCTGGCAAGGCAGGAGATTATCATCTATCCCTGTGTTAGGGCTGCTCCAAGGATGGCTTAATTTAAATAGCAATATGCTGactgcatttctgtctgtatgaCTGCTTAAGAAGGGGCTCGAGGAGCTGCGAAACTGTACTTAAAAATACGATTACCATCACTTTCTTTCCCACCGTTATTATCAGAATTTACACACATTCTTTAAATTCAGCGATCTCCAATTacatacatttcatttattggtaattctgcagaaaaaaaaatgttatagtTTAGACTAAGGCATACAGCATTGTGCTTTATAAATCATGCGGTAATGGCATGATCAATAGCAAATGTGTCATGGTCAAGAGGGTACTGATAGATCACATGATCAATGCTACCCATGCTAAAAAAGGGACAAGAAACAGAGAGTTATAGTTAATCTATAACTCAATCTATGACAAAGGGACACCTGGCAAAAATCCTGCAAAACCCCACCACAAAcgatctacacacacacacacacacacactcttatctTTAATGACTGGTCACTCAGGGCGGTCCACATTGCACCATTACCACATGTAATCAAGAGGTAATAGATTGCACAACTGAGCAAGCATATGATCTCAATCTTGATTTTCACTTCTGTTTGATctagagctgaaatgatcacATATGAATCAACTAACTGATTAGTCCATTAGCAGAAAAACAATCTgcaaccattaaaaaaaaaaaacctctttcaGCTTCTAAATTGTGAGGctctcctgcttttctttgtcttattcaatatgaaactgaatatttctattattgtaAGTGCTGGTTTGGGAAAAAGAGCAATTTAATGATGTCATCTTGGGTTTTAGGACAATAGgataagcatttttttttacttttttcctgAAAATTAAAGGacttcagagagaaaatgatcaATTTAACAATCatacattttttatcatttcttaaGCAAAACTGTGTCTGAGAATGCACTCTGAGAACTAGTGATGGGCGATTTCTGACACTGATGGACTAAACAACTAATTgattcattgagaaaataataaaataatgaaattaatcaTTAGCAGCAGCCCTTAACAAATCCTGTCAGTTTGTGACCCAGAACAGTGGGTTTAAAGAATGGCTGGCCAGATGAAATTTCCTGGGAGCCGTTTGTTCCCGCCTTCCAAAAACTATTCAGCTGGCAAGTGATACTACTGGTTGGCACTGAGTGAAACCAGGACGCTGGAAAAAGGAAACTTGTTGCCATGTCTCTGTCAGTACAGTAGGTGTGACCTCCTGCCTTGCTGCTGCCGGTCCACCGGGACAGTTTCATGACACAACACTACCAACTCCCTTCTGCTCCAAACCTGCTCGATGAGTAATCCAGTCTCTTGAGAAGGAGTCGGGACTGTTGAACTGGTTTCTTAcgcattaaaaaaatacatgtcTGCTCTGGTGAAACCCACGCTGTGACACTAGCTGGCAATTTTTCCTTAATTActgaacattaatgctgctTATTATTCACACCTTGCCTCATGTTTTCGCATAAATCAAGATCTCTTAATATTGCAGATGGAAGCATTAATGAAGTTTACATATATTAGTCAGGGGCAGATTTGATTCTGCAATAAACTAATCAATTATACTCTGCTGTTATTGCTATTTCTGAGTCAAATAAAAGCCAAAGGAGTAGGTAGTCCAGCGAGAAAACTCAGTAAGGTATGTAGATGTGAAGAGAGCTGCTGATTGCATAACTGTGGCATTGAGCCACAGAGTCAACATTCACACCACAGTAGACTATGGAGGCAAAATAATGTACTGTACCCTGTAAACAACTGTGGGAGTACACCACTACCTCCAGCCCgtggacaacacacacacacacacactcccagaaGTACCATCTCTCCATATCTGTGGGCAGCGTTGGCTCTGACACCTCCATATCACAACCCTCTCCAAAGCATATTCCTAGTGACAGGTGAGGGGGAGCTGAAGTGTTCAAAGAGGAATTACACGGATCCATCTGAAATTCCGCTCAAAAATTACAGCCCACAATTAGAGATGTGGCATCAAGCATTTTCGCACATGAAATCGTGTTATCtcagacagagaagagcagcTGAAGTCACCTCCTAAATTGCCCACACCGCCAAATAATCTGGCTATAAAAGAGTAAATTGGTGTCTTCCTCTGCTCCCAGCACGGACAGACAAGCGCTGGGGAACAGCGGCTGTGTGTAATGAGATTTATTCAGAGGCTTGACAGGCAAACTGGACAGTTGTGGAGGCATTTTTTTTCCCGTATTTTCCATCGCACACACGCGTAACGTTTGTGTCAGTGCAGGTGTCATTAGAGGCGCTCTGAAGGGCAGCGCTTTCTGGATTACTCACCCCATTGCCGCGGACTTGAGGAACAACTCCTTTTTGTGTACGGGCTCTATCGGCTGTGGACTGAGGGAGAAATTGTGCTTTAAAGCGTAGTCAAAGTCCAAAGATGATTAGCGGTCCGAAGAGTTCATTCCCCGTGCGCCAGCTCCGAACAAGTCCCCTCGCTGCTGGGAGACAGCTGAAATATGAGAGCACTTCTTCGTAAACTCGATCCACCGGGTTGTCAAGATCACGGTCTTACAGAATCCCGGTCATTTCAGGaagttttctctctttgcttgtttgtttttccccttcACACACGCGGAAGAATAAATCCCACTTCGGATTGGCTTCTTCCTCTGCGTCTTCAAACAATCGGCGCCGGTGAATTAAGTTGATGTTTGCGTTTCCCTGCTTGCTCGCTGAGCAGAGTTTCGTCCTCCCCCGACGGGATTGTGTTTCACTGaagggcagcagcagcgacaCGGAGCGGCTTCCACCTGCTCGCTCTCCTGCCTGAGCCACCCACACTTTTTTAAACCTGTGGTGGGGTTTAACTCTGAGTCTTAGCACAAACGGCGGTCTGGAACCACCAAATAATCCCAcaattagctaattagcaaaacaCGCATTTATAAAACGACAAACAACGACGGTAGGTTTTCTACATTCAGCTGTACTTACATGTTAAGTGGTTACGACGGCTACGAAGTTGATGGGAATTTAGCAAAAATAACGGTTATGGCAAATTTATGCGATTAGCCGCGCCACTCGTTGGCATTTTAAACTCAAATTTATGTCGCTATAACTTGGGCTTCCAAGTCGACTGTTGGTATCAAATAAGAGAGTTTAAACGATGTGATTATTGACCGTCGGTCCTGCTACTAACTGGCAGGTAACGGCCATCAATCACTTTCAGGTGCGCGCGCTCCCGGAACCTTTGAAACATCTTCATTTGTTCCGGGGGGAAGCATTTGAGCGATGTACCGCAAGGGAAATTTGTTCAGACAAGTCGTTTCATGAATGTGGAGCTAAAGCTAACATTCGCCTCGTTTGAAGGTCTGTATTGAAATCTACCGTTaagaatgttttattttgtttttttgtgtttacacGTACGCTATCTTTGACTAACGCTGGCTCGTCCCATACAGAgcagtttagtttttattgttccGCTTGGGAAATTTGGTTTGTATGATGTAGCAAAGGCATCAAAACAGACATGTCCGCCCGTCAACAGGATATCAGTTTATATAGCTGTGTTTGCACCCTTTGCCGTGGTATCCAGAGGTTCTGTATCTTTTCACCTTATCACTGCAGTATGACCGAGACTACGGAAAACCTGCAGGAGTACGAGGAGCTGTTTGCCCACAGATTTTCCTCGGAGGACCATGAATACCAGCAGTATCTGAGCCGACCACCTGACCCCCCACCTGTTGTTGAGGACTGGAGGAGTCGTGGAGGAGGAAACTTCAGAGGCAGAGATAACAGGTAACGTCCCTTCAGCTCACAAAGTGGACCCAGGCGCTTTTCATAATCTGTCATTTACATAACGACATGTATTCATTGTTAGGATTAGTGCAGTGAGCGTTATTAACAATGACTTTCTGTTAACAAGGTGCAACAGTGTGATCTTGGAGCAGGGTTTTGTAGAGCTAGGTGAAAGGAGTGACATGATTTGACGATTATGTTGCCCATGTTGTTGAGTTTCTCTGGCTCCATAGTTTGTGggattttgtctgttttgcaaGAGACAGATCAGGTTGTAATTTTGTTAGTCATTGTGTTCCAAGTAAGTCTGACTTAAATGGGTGTTTGCTTATAACCTGTTTGATTatgtggctgcttgtgttttcactgtgttctGATATCTCAGCTGTTACTTTGGTTAGTACCATGTTATCATAATGGCTGGAGCTACAAGAATATAACAGAAGTTGAATTTAGATCTTTGCCTTTAAGAAAAGTTTCTCCAGAGCCAATGAACCCattatactactactacaactactataTTAACAGGCTGAGCACAGTACCCCTTATGATTAGTAAACTGACTTTATGACTGTAAATAGATGGTGTGCCCTGTTTAAGCGATGCAGTTTTAACTATCTTGAAAAATAGTCCTTTGCATTGTGTGAAAAATACTCAATGTAAAGGGAAATGTGGTTTAAAAATGTGATCATAATTCATCTGTGGTAATATCTTCGACATGTATTTACAATGTATTTTGGCATTACAGTAATCTTATAGTTTATAGTCTAATAGCTTTTCTTTTCCCCTAATGTGAGGTTTATTGTTTTCAAATTCAGGTTACAGTAAAATTTTAAGTTATTAGTATTGAAGTCATTTATATCTGTCTCCATCTAGGTACCAGGACCGCCGTGGAGGTCGTGGGTGGGGTGGAGACCGAGGTTGGGGTAGAGACCGAGGTTGGGGTGGAAACCGAGGTTGGGGAGGAGACCGAGGTTGGGGCAGAGACCAGGGTTGGAGAGGGGACCAACGTGGGCAGCAACACTGGCATGACAGAGACCGAGACcgagacagtgacagagacagGCACTCGGGGCATGGAAGTAGGTATCAGTCAGGCCCTCCAAGCTCCAACCAGGAATACAACTCCCATCATCAGAGACCACGTTATGACCGCTAATGAGCTCTAATCTCTCAGGTGTTGTCAGTATTCATGTATTTGCAGTCTTACAGCTTGCATTGCAATACCATATGTGGCAATGTGCAACcgttgatgttttttttttcttcataagCAAGGGCTGAGCAATAGATCAACTGATAATTTACTGTCCATTATTGTAACTTGTGGAACTTTTTCAGCACTGTGATTGACAATTTTATTGTctgaattaaaaatacaaagcagGTACTCAGAATTATTTGGGTAATATGACAGTGGAAAACCTAagcactgtatatatatatttcatattgcTCAGCCCTTTAATcattgaacttttttttttttcattaaaattttgGGAATGATAATGACATACTTGTAATTTTCAACattgaaaatgacactgaaatgaCACATGTGGGCTGTGGGAAATATCACTCAGGAGTCGTTTTATGCTCAGATAGTTTTGCCGCTACATTTTTAACATGCTTTGATATCAGGGTGTTCTGaattatacagtacagtattgTTGCAAACAGTGAATCTGAATTTCCAGAGAAAATCTATTTctaatgcagttttatttttctgtgtcacGATAGTATATATGGATACTTTTGAACTGAGCTGTTGTCaataaacatgtattttcttaattacttagtttctgttttgtgagGCTATGGGGCTGACTGTGTGTCAGTCCAAGTTAGCACACTAATGGGCATTTTGTAGGGATGCACAAGTGTGAAACACTGGATTGTGAATTGGAAGATGATTAAAAGCACAATTTATAGTCTGGTATGCCAAATTAGGCTGTTTTTAATCTGAGTGATCTCAAAGGTCAGTTTATAAGTATTCGATCGGACAGGCCACTAACATCTGTCATttgaaacagaaggaaaaatggatctttgtttgatttttctcACAGCTTATGTTCACAGTAAGATATAACTTGTGACAAGGGGTTGCAAGTAGGCATTGagtttttttaaaggataactttcgttctttacaacctggaccttatttgtagcattaaatacgaccatttactcacccagacaactttggtggcatttggagtcgttttgaagaaactagccccagaggagcggcgcgtatatccgtataatgcgagtactcggggcatccatgcgcagcctctatataacgcaaaatctgcggcgaaactcgttcatattccaatattatgatatgctggtgctattcccctctgagcccgtggtggcatgttatcaacatccggcgtctctaggcaactacctcttacgtggatgatgtcattaccgaacgtcgggcgctgcgag
Encoded here:
- the LOC121607495 gene encoding RNA guanine-N7 methyltransferase activating subunit-like — protein: MTETTENLQEYEELFAHRFSSEDHEYQQYLSRPPDPPPVVEDWRSRGGGNFRGRDNRYQDRRGGRGWGGDRGWGRDRGWGGNRGWGGDRGWGRDQGWRGDQRGQQHWHDRDRDRDSDRDRHSGHGSRYQSGPPSSNQEYNSHHQRPRYDR